A region of Dioscorea cayenensis subsp. rotundata cultivar TDr96_F1 chromosome 5, TDr96_F1_v2_PseudoChromosome.rev07_lg8_w22 25.fasta, whole genome shotgun sequence DNA encodes the following proteins:
- the LOC120260535 gene encoding probable LRR receptor-like serine/threonine-protein kinase At1g67720 isoform X3 — MRHGKATELQASNETSQPYKFSRYFPADNKKYCYKLNTAERRRYIVRATFLYGDSDSADNAYPMFQLYLDATQWATVTIKDASRIYVEELIIRAPSSSIQVCVCCASTSYPFITTLELRPLNLSLYATDYEDEYFLKVAARVNFGALTSDPIRYPDDPYDRIWESDLVKRQNYLVGMAPGTKRINTSKMINANLREHPPVKVMQTAVVGTKGRLTYRLDLEGFPANARAYAYFAEIEDLKNYETRKFTLKQPYLPGYSNAIVNIAENANGSYTLYEPSYMNISLDFVLSFALSKTQDSTRGPLLNAIEVSKYVKIFPKTNTQDAANLDFFRSMSLNGEWKYEDGDPCNPIKWEWVNCSTSTPPRITNIVLSGKNLSGMIPSEIAQLDQLTELWLDGNSLSGSIPDMSSLISLMIVHLENNNLAGQLPSYFGELPNLRELYVQNNCLSGDIPPALLNGKIIFNYTDNPRMNIMRNNKKNPRLILFSIVTALVVFVFLLLGSLWWLWKRLRNMVHDGSHVKSNSLRIISKSSIPLSMRAGSSVIDEALDLASYVTFTEIEEATCNFCKKIGEGSFGPVYYGKMKDGKEVAVKISADSSIDGTRQFTNEVALLSRIHHKNLVPLIGYCEEGCKQVLVYEYMHNGTLRDHLHDSVKKRSLDWLSRLLIAEDAAKGLAYLHTGCNPSVIHRDVKTSNILLDINMRAKVSDFGLSRQANENLSHISSVARGTVGYLDPEYYATQQLTDKSDVYSFGVVLLEIISGKSHISIEDYGPELNIVHWARSLIRKGDIASIIDPSFMGAFKIESVWRVAETAFLSVELHGASRPRMQEVEIAIHDAIEIEKGSASITTIESLSSSSALANHLEFLSSSSSNVPFAR, encoded by the exons ATGAGACATGGAAAGGCAACAGAATTACAGGCTTCTAATGAAACTAGTCAGCCATACAAGTTTAGCAGATATTTTCCTGCAGATAATAAGAAATATTGTTATAAATTAAACACTGCAGAGAGGAGAAGGTACATTGTTCGAGCAACATTTCTTTATGGAGATTCTGATTCTGCTGACAATGCATACCCAATGTTCCAACTCTACTTGGACGCCACACAATGGGCTACTGTAACAATTAAAGATGCTTCTCGGATTTATGTTGAGGAACTGATCATCAGAgcaccttcttcttctattcAAGTATGCGTATGTTGTGCATCGACAAGCTACCCTTTCATAACAACTCTTGAGTTGCGGCCCTTGAACCTTTCACTATATGCCACAGACTATGAGGATGAGTACTTTCTCAAGGTTGCTGCAAGGGTAAATTTCGGTGCTCTGACCAGTGATCCCATAAG GTACCCAGATGACCCTTATGATCGAATATGGGAATCTGATTTAGTAAAAAGGCAGAATTATCTTGTCGGGATGGCTCCCGGAACAAAGAGAATTAACACTTCAAAGATGATAAACGCAAACCTCCGTGAGCATCCACCGGTTAAAGTAATGCAAACTGCTGTTGTTGGAACAAAGGGTAGACTCACTTATAGGCTAGACCTTGAAGGTTTCCCTGCAAATGCCAGAGCTTATGCATATTTTGCAGagattgaagatttgaaaaattatgaaacTAGAAAATTTACTCTGAAGCAGCCTTATTTACCTGGATACAGTAATGCTATTGTTAACATTGCAGAAAATGCCAATGGAAGTTACACCCTTTATGAGCCCAGCTACATGAACATCTCATTGGATTTTGTTCTTTCATTTGCATTATCAAAGACACAGGATTCGACTCGTGGCCCTCTCTTGAATGCTATTGAAGTTAGCAAATATGTGAAGATTTTCCCAAAGACAAATACTCAAGATG CTgccaatttggatttttttcgcTCTATGTCTCTCAATGGTGAATGGAAGTACGAAGATGGTGATCCTTGCAATCCAATTAAGTGGGAATGGGTGAATTGCAGCACAAGTACGCCACCAAGAATCACAAACAT TGTTTTATCTGGAAAGAACTTGAGTGGTATGATACCATCAGAAATTGCGCAACTGGATCAGTTAACTGAATT GTGGCTTGATGGCAATTCCTTAAGTGGATCCATCCCAGATATGAGTAGTCTTATTAGTTTAATGATTGT GCATCTAGAGAACAACAACCTTGCTGGTCAGTTACCATCATATTTTGGCGAGCTGCCAAACTTACGCGAACT TTATGTGCAGAACAACTGTTTAAGTGGGGATATACCACCAGCATTGCTCAATGGGAAAATCATTTTCAA ctaCACTGACAACCCCAGGATGAACATAATGAGGAATAACAAGAAGAATCCGAGACTCATTCTGTTCTCAATTGTTACAGCATTAGTTGTCTTTGTCTTTCTGCTACTAGGAAGTCTATGGTGGTTGTGGAAACGGCTAAGAAATATGGTACATGATGGGAGTCATGTAAAAA GTAATTCTTTGCGCATCATCTCCAAATCTTCGATTCCCCTCTCCATGCGAGCTGGATCCTCAGTTATTGATGAAGCACTAGATTTGGCTTCATATGTCACATTTACAGAGATCGAAGAAGCTACTTGCAATTTCTGTAAAAAAATCGGTGAAGGAAGCTTTGGACCTGTCTATTATGGAAAAATGAAAGATGGTAAAGAAGTTGCAGTCAAAATATCAGCTGATTCATCCATTGATGGAACCCGACAATTTACTAATGAG GTTGCTCTGTTATCTAGAATTCATCATAAGAACTTGGTACCTTTAATCGGCTATTGTGAAGAAGGATGTAAACAAGTTCTAGTTTATGAGTACATGCACAATGGAACCTTAAGGGACCACCTTCATG ATTCAGTTAAGAAGAGAAGTTTGGACTGGTTATCTCGTCTTCTTATTGCAGAGGATGCTGCCAAAG gcCTTGCATACTTGCACACTGGGTGCAATCCAAGTGTAATTCATCGAGATGTAAAGACGAGCAATATTCTTCTCGACATCAATATGAGAGCAAAAGTTTCAGATTTTGGGCTTTCAAGACAAGCTAATGAAAATCTTTCTCATATATCAAGTGTTGCTCGGGGAACAGTTGGATATCTTGATCCAGA GTACTATGCTACTCAACAATTGACCGACAAGAGCGATGTTTATAGTTTTGGAGTTGTTCTTTTGGAAATAATATCTGGAAAAAGTCATATTTCAATTGAAGATTACGGCCCTGAACTGAATATTGTTCACTGG GCAAGGTCATTGATACGAAAAGGTGACATAGCAAGCATCATTGATCCATCTTTCATGGGCGCCTTCAAGATTGAATCGGTGTGGAGAGTTGCAGAAACTGCATTTTTAAGTGTTGAGCTACATGGAGCATCCCGGCCGAGAATGCAAGAAGTAGAGATTGCCATTCATGATGCCATTGAGATCGAGAAGGGAAGCGCAAGCATTACcacaattgaatcattatcaagttcTTCGGCCCTTGCTAATCATCTAGAGTTTCTATCAAGCAGCTCTTCAAATGTACCATTTGCGAGATAA
- the LOC120260535 gene encoding probable LRR receptor-like serine/threonine-protein kinase At1g67720 isoform X1, giving the protein MSFFCSVFFVLLSFVASVCSQVKDFVSIDCGGASNYTDPNGLSWISDASFMRHGKATELQASNETSQPYKFSRYFPADNKKYCYKLNTAERRRYIVRATFLYGDSDSADNAYPMFQLYLDATQWATVTIKDASRIYVEELIIRAPSSSIQVCVCCASTSYPFITTLELRPLNLSLYATDYEDEYFLKVAARVNFGALTSDPIRYPDDPYDRIWESDLVKRQNYLVGMAPGTKRINTSKMINANLREHPPVKVMQTAVVGTKGRLTYRLDLEGFPANARAYAYFAEIEDLKNYETRKFTLKQPYLPGYSNAIVNIAENANGSYTLYEPSYMNISLDFVLSFALSKTQDSTRGPLLNAIEVSKYVKIFPKTNTQDAANLDFFRSMSLNGEWKYEDGDPCNPIKWEWVNCSTSTPPRITNIVLSGKNLSGMIPSEIAQLDQLTELWLDGNSLSGSIPDMSSLISLMIVHLENNNLAGQLPSYFGELPNLRELYVQNNCLSGDIPPALLNGKIIFNYTDNPRMNIMRNNKKNPRLILFSIVTALVVFVFLLLGSLWWLWKRLRNMVHDGSHVKSNSLRIISKSSIPLSMRAGSSVIDEALDLASYVTFTEIEEATCNFCKKIGEGSFGPVYYGKMKDGKEVAVKISADSSIDGTRQFTNEVALLSRIHHKNLVPLIGYCEEGCKQVLVYEYMHNGTLRDHLHDSVKKRSLDWLSRLLIAEDAAKGLAYLHTGCNPSVIHRDVKTSNILLDINMRAKVSDFGLSRQANENLSHISSVARGTVGYLDPEYYATQQLTDKSDVYSFGVVLLEIISGKSHISIEDYGPELNIVHWARSLIRKGDIASIIDPSFMGAFKIESVWRVAETAFLSVELHGASRPRMQEVEIAIHDAIEIEKGSASITTIESLSSSSALANHLEFLSSSSSNVPFAR; this is encoded by the exons ATGAGTTTCTTCTGTTCTGTTTTTTTTGtgcttctatcttttgttgCTTCAGTTTGTAGCCAAGTTAAAG ATTTTGTTAGCATAGACTGTGGTGGTGCAAGTAACTACACTGATCCAAATGGATTGAGCTGGATATCAGATGCAAGCTTTATGAGACATGGAAAGGCAACAGAATTACAGGCTTCTAATGAAACTAGTCAGCCATACAAGTTTAGCAGATATTTTCCTGCAGATAATAAGAAATATTGTTATAAATTAAACACTGCAGAGAGGAGAAGGTACATTGTTCGAGCAACATTTCTTTATGGAGATTCTGATTCTGCTGACAATGCATACCCAATGTTCCAACTCTACTTGGACGCCACACAATGGGCTACTGTAACAATTAAAGATGCTTCTCGGATTTATGTTGAGGAACTGATCATCAGAgcaccttcttcttctattcAAGTATGCGTATGTTGTGCATCGACAAGCTACCCTTTCATAACAACTCTTGAGTTGCGGCCCTTGAACCTTTCACTATATGCCACAGACTATGAGGATGAGTACTTTCTCAAGGTTGCTGCAAGGGTAAATTTCGGTGCTCTGACCAGTGATCCCATAAG GTACCCAGATGACCCTTATGATCGAATATGGGAATCTGATTTAGTAAAAAGGCAGAATTATCTTGTCGGGATGGCTCCCGGAACAAAGAGAATTAACACTTCAAAGATGATAAACGCAAACCTCCGTGAGCATCCACCGGTTAAAGTAATGCAAACTGCTGTTGTTGGAACAAAGGGTAGACTCACTTATAGGCTAGACCTTGAAGGTTTCCCTGCAAATGCCAGAGCTTATGCATATTTTGCAGagattgaagatttgaaaaattatgaaacTAGAAAATTTACTCTGAAGCAGCCTTATTTACCTGGATACAGTAATGCTATTGTTAACATTGCAGAAAATGCCAATGGAAGTTACACCCTTTATGAGCCCAGCTACATGAACATCTCATTGGATTTTGTTCTTTCATTTGCATTATCAAAGACACAGGATTCGACTCGTGGCCCTCTCTTGAATGCTATTGAAGTTAGCAAATATGTGAAGATTTTCCCAAAGACAAATACTCAAGATG CTgccaatttggatttttttcgcTCTATGTCTCTCAATGGTGAATGGAAGTACGAAGATGGTGATCCTTGCAATCCAATTAAGTGGGAATGGGTGAATTGCAGCACAAGTACGCCACCAAGAATCACAAACAT TGTTTTATCTGGAAAGAACTTGAGTGGTATGATACCATCAGAAATTGCGCAACTGGATCAGTTAACTGAATT GTGGCTTGATGGCAATTCCTTAAGTGGATCCATCCCAGATATGAGTAGTCTTATTAGTTTAATGATTGT GCATCTAGAGAACAACAACCTTGCTGGTCAGTTACCATCATATTTTGGCGAGCTGCCAAACTTACGCGAACT TTATGTGCAGAACAACTGTTTAAGTGGGGATATACCACCAGCATTGCTCAATGGGAAAATCATTTTCAA ctaCACTGACAACCCCAGGATGAACATAATGAGGAATAACAAGAAGAATCCGAGACTCATTCTGTTCTCAATTGTTACAGCATTAGTTGTCTTTGTCTTTCTGCTACTAGGAAGTCTATGGTGGTTGTGGAAACGGCTAAGAAATATGGTACATGATGGGAGTCATGTAAAAA GTAATTCTTTGCGCATCATCTCCAAATCTTCGATTCCCCTCTCCATGCGAGCTGGATCCTCAGTTATTGATGAAGCACTAGATTTGGCTTCATATGTCACATTTACAGAGATCGAAGAAGCTACTTGCAATTTCTGTAAAAAAATCGGTGAAGGAAGCTTTGGACCTGTCTATTATGGAAAAATGAAAGATGGTAAAGAAGTTGCAGTCAAAATATCAGCTGATTCATCCATTGATGGAACCCGACAATTTACTAATGAG GTTGCTCTGTTATCTAGAATTCATCATAAGAACTTGGTACCTTTAATCGGCTATTGTGAAGAAGGATGTAAACAAGTTCTAGTTTATGAGTACATGCACAATGGAACCTTAAGGGACCACCTTCATG ATTCAGTTAAGAAGAGAAGTTTGGACTGGTTATCTCGTCTTCTTATTGCAGAGGATGCTGCCAAAG gcCTTGCATACTTGCACACTGGGTGCAATCCAAGTGTAATTCATCGAGATGTAAAGACGAGCAATATTCTTCTCGACATCAATATGAGAGCAAAAGTTTCAGATTTTGGGCTTTCAAGACAAGCTAATGAAAATCTTTCTCATATATCAAGTGTTGCTCGGGGAACAGTTGGATATCTTGATCCAGA GTACTATGCTACTCAACAATTGACCGACAAGAGCGATGTTTATAGTTTTGGAGTTGTTCTTTTGGAAATAATATCTGGAAAAAGTCATATTTCAATTGAAGATTACGGCCCTGAACTGAATATTGTTCACTGG GCAAGGTCATTGATACGAAAAGGTGACATAGCAAGCATCATTGATCCATCTTTCATGGGCGCCTTCAAGATTGAATCGGTGTGGAGAGTTGCAGAAACTGCATTTTTAAGTGTTGAGCTACATGGAGCATCCCGGCCGAGAATGCAAGAAGTAGAGATTGCCATTCATGATGCCATTGAGATCGAGAAGGGAAGCGCAAGCATTACcacaattgaatcattatcaagttcTTCGGCCCTTGCTAATCATCTAGAGTTTCTATCAAGCAGCTCTTCAAATGTACCATTTGCGAGATAA
- the LOC120260535 gene encoding probable LRR receptor-like serine/threonine-protein kinase At1g67720 isoform X2, which yields MSFFCSVFFVLLSFVASVCSQVKDFVSIDCGGASNYTDPNGLSWISDASFMRHGKATELQASNETSQPYKFSRYFPADNKKYCYKLNTAERRRYIVRATFLYGDSDSADNAYPMFQLYLDATQWATVTIKDASRIYVEELIIRAPSSSIQVCVCCASTSYPFITTLELRPLNLSLYATDYEDEYFLKVAARVNFGALTSDPIRYPDDPYDRIWESDLVKRQNYLVGMAPGTKRINTSKMINANLREHPPVKVMQTAVVGTKGRLTYRLDLEGFPANARAYAYFAEIEDLKNYETRKFTLKQPYLPGYSNAIVNIAENANGSYTLYEPSYMNISLDFVLSFALSKTQDSTRGPLLNAIEVSKYVKIFPKTNTQDAANLDFFRSMSLNGEWKYEDGDPCNPIKWEWVNCSTSTPPRITNIVLSGKNLSGMIPSEIAQLDQLTEFGSIPDMSSLISLMIVHLENNNLAGQLPSYFGELPNLRELYVQNNCLSGDIPPALLNGKIIFNYTDNPRMNIMRNNKKNPRLILFSIVTALVVFVFLLLGSLWWLWKRLRNMVHDGSHVKSNSLRIISKSSIPLSMRAGSSVIDEALDLASYVTFTEIEEATCNFCKKIGEGSFGPVYYGKMKDGKEVAVKISADSSIDGTRQFTNEVALLSRIHHKNLVPLIGYCEEGCKQVLVYEYMHNGTLRDHLHDSVKKRSLDWLSRLLIAEDAAKGLAYLHTGCNPSVIHRDVKTSNILLDINMRAKVSDFGLSRQANENLSHISSVARGTVGYLDPEYYATQQLTDKSDVYSFGVVLLEIISGKSHISIEDYGPELNIVHWARSLIRKGDIASIIDPSFMGAFKIESVWRVAETAFLSVELHGASRPRMQEVEIAIHDAIEIEKGSASITTIESLSSSSALANHLEFLSSSSSNVPFAR from the exons ATGAGTTTCTTCTGTTCTGTTTTTTTTGtgcttctatcttttgttgCTTCAGTTTGTAGCCAAGTTAAAG ATTTTGTTAGCATAGACTGTGGTGGTGCAAGTAACTACACTGATCCAAATGGATTGAGCTGGATATCAGATGCAAGCTTTATGAGACATGGAAAGGCAACAGAATTACAGGCTTCTAATGAAACTAGTCAGCCATACAAGTTTAGCAGATATTTTCCTGCAGATAATAAGAAATATTGTTATAAATTAAACACTGCAGAGAGGAGAAGGTACATTGTTCGAGCAACATTTCTTTATGGAGATTCTGATTCTGCTGACAATGCATACCCAATGTTCCAACTCTACTTGGACGCCACACAATGGGCTACTGTAACAATTAAAGATGCTTCTCGGATTTATGTTGAGGAACTGATCATCAGAgcaccttcttcttctattcAAGTATGCGTATGTTGTGCATCGACAAGCTACCCTTTCATAACAACTCTTGAGTTGCGGCCCTTGAACCTTTCACTATATGCCACAGACTATGAGGATGAGTACTTTCTCAAGGTTGCTGCAAGGGTAAATTTCGGTGCTCTGACCAGTGATCCCATAAG GTACCCAGATGACCCTTATGATCGAATATGGGAATCTGATTTAGTAAAAAGGCAGAATTATCTTGTCGGGATGGCTCCCGGAACAAAGAGAATTAACACTTCAAAGATGATAAACGCAAACCTCCGTGAGCATCCACCGGTTAAAGTAATGCAAACTGCTGTTGTTGGAACAAAGGGTAGACTCACTTATAGGCTAGACCTTGAAGGTTTCCCTGCAAATGCCAGAGCTTATGCATATTTTGCAGagattgaagatttgaaaaattatgaaacTAGAAAATTTACTCTGAAGCAGCCTTATTTACCTGGATACAGTAATGCTATTGTTAACATTGCAGAAAATGCCAATGGAAGTTACACCCTTTATGAGCCCAGCTACATGAACATCTCATTGGATTTTGTTCTTTCATTTGCATTATCAAAGACACAGGATTCGACTCGTGGCCCTCTCTTGAATGCTATTGAAGTTAGCAAATATGTGAAGATTTTCCCAAAGACAAATACTCAAGATG CTgccaatttggatttttttcgcTCTATGTCTCTCAATGGTGAATGGAAGTACGAAGATGGTGATCCTTGCAATCCAATTAAGTGGGAATGGGTGAATTGCAGCACAAGTACGCCACCAAGAATCACAAACAT TGTTTTATCTGGAAAGAACTTGAGTGGTATGATACCATCAGAAATTGCGCAACTGGATCAGTTAACTGAATT TGGATCCATCCCAGATATGAGTAGTCTTATTAGTTTAATGATTGT GCATCTAGAGAACAACAACCTTGCTGGTCAGTTACCATCATATTTTGGCGAGCTGCCAAACTTACGCGAACT TTATGTGCAGAACAACTGTTTAAGTGGGGATATACCACCAGCATTGCTCAATGGGAAAATCATTTTCAA ctaCACTGACAACCCCAGGATGAACATAATGAGGAATAACAAGAAGAATCCGAGACTCATTCTGTTCTCAATTGTTACAGCATTAGTTGTCTTTGTCTTTCTGCTACTAGGAAGTCTATGGTGGTTGTGGAAACGGCTAAGAAATATGGTACATGATGGGAGTCATGTAAAAA GTAATTCTTTGCGCATCATCTCCAAATCTTCGATTCCCCTCTCCATGCGAGCTGGATCCTCAGTTATTGATGAAGCACTAGATTTGGCTTCATATGTCACATTTACAGAGATCGAAGAAGCTACTTGCAATTTCTGTAAAAAAATCGGTGAAGGAAGCTTTGGACCTGTCTATTATGGAAAAATGAAAGATGGTAAAGAAGTTGCAGTCAAAATATCAGCTGATTCATCCATTGATGGAACCCGACAATTTACTAATGAG GTTGCTCTGTTATCTAGAATTCATCATAAGAACTTGGTACCTTTAATCGGCTATTGTGAAGAAGGATGTAAACAAGTTCTAGTTTATGAGTACATGCACAATGGAACCTTAAGGGACCACCTTCATG ATTCAGTTAAGAAGAGAAGTTTGGACTGGTTATCTCGTCTTCTTATTGCAGAGGATGCTGCCAAAG gcCTTGCATACTTGCACACTGGGTGCAATCCAAGTGTAATTCATCGAGATGTAAAGACGAGCAATATTCTTCTCGACATCAATATGAGAGCAAAAGTTTCAGATTTTGGGCTTTCAAGACAAGCTAATGAAAATCTTTCTCATATATCAAGTGTTGCTCGGGGAACAGTTGGATATCTTGATCCAGA GTACTATGCTACTCAACAATTGACCGACAAGAGCGATGTTTATAGTTTTGGAGTTGTTCTTTTGGAAATAATATCTGGAAAAAGTCATATTTCAATTGAAGATTACGGCCCTGAACTGAATATTGTTCACTGG GCAAGGTCATTGATACGAAAAGGTGACATAGCAAGCATCATTGATCCATCTTTCATGGGCGCCTTCAAGATTGAATCGGTGTGGAGAGTTGCAGAAACTGCATTTTTAAGTGTTGAGCTACATGGAGCATCCCGGCCGAGAATGCAAGAAGTAGAGATTGCCATTCATGATGCCATTGAGATCGAGAAGGGAAGCGCAAGCATTACcacaattgaatcattatcaagttcTTCGGCCCTTGCTAATCATCTAGAGTTTCTATCAAGCAGCTCTTCAAATGTACCATTTGCGAGATAA
- the LOC120260043 gene encoding uncharacterized protein LOC120260043, giving the protein MASSSNQSTGVSGPAVPIFDGEDYDLWCLMMKTLFRSQDLWELVEKGLSEKEDEAKVRKNKKKDAKALFFIQQALSRPILARIASANTANEAWVTLKKVVHGNPKVVVHRSFKHSRQDFENLRIKNTETVQNYITRVVDLGNQMKSLGDTISEAMVVGKLLRSLGPKFNHVVTATEESKDLTKLTMEGVSGSLIAHEGCLQRSRKRLLSWEILRKRKRSINRESIATRGPKKL; this is encoded by the coding sequence ATGGCATCAAGCAGCAATCAATCTACTGGAGTTTCGGGACCAGCTGTACCTATTTTTGATGGTGAAGACTATGACCTTTGGTGTCTTATGATGAAGACTTTGTTTAGATCACAAGATCTCTGGGAACTTGTGGAGAAGGGGTTGTcggagaaagaagatgaagccaaggtgaggaagaacaagaagaaggatgccAAGGCGTTGTTCTTCATACAACAAGCTCTCTCTCGACCCATTCTTGCCCGAATTGCCTCAGCAAACACAGCAAATGAGGCGTGGGTTACTTTGAAGAAGGTGGTTCATGGAAATCCCAAGGTAGTGGTACATCGAAGCTTCAAACACTCGAGGCAAGACTTTGAGAATCTTAGGATTAAGAACACAGAAACGGTTCAAAATTACATCACAAGGGTTGTAGACCTTGGAAACCAAATGAAGAGCTTGGGAGATACTATTTCTGAAGCAATGGTTGTTGGGAAGCTGTTAAGAAGCTTGGGACCCAAGTTCAACCATGTTGTCACTGCCACTGAAGAGTCCAAGGACCTCACAAAGCTCACCATGGAGGGTGTGAGTGGATCTCTGATCGCTCACGAAGGGTGTCTCCAGAGGTCGAGGAAGAGGTTACTCTCGTGGGAGATtctgaggaagaggaagaggtcgATCAATAGAGAATCGATAGCAACAAGGGGACCAAAGAAGTTATAG
- the LOC120260537 gene encoding adenine/guanine permease AZG2: protein MDGGPCKKLTEMSKSSWKNFTSSCHRAENSLNRAVADSLIGRYFKLDVRKSSFTTELRAGTATFLTMAYIISVNSSILSDSGGPCSFSDTNYQSCLSQTRSDLVVATIVPAIIGSLLMGTFANLPLALAPAMGTNAYFTYNMVGVHGSGPVPYGTALAVVMCEGCVFLALSVLGLRSKLARMIPRSIRLASAAGIGLFLAFVGLQPHQGLSLIGPSPSTLVTLTACSHSDPITGACLSGTMQSPTFWLGTAGFLITTFALTKNIKGSMIYGILFVTFISWFRNTSVTMFPDTPIGDSNYDYFKRVFDFHLIKNTAGMISFKHFNRSEVWVALSTLLYVDVLDASSIMYSMAEFGGFTDESGGFQGEYRAFMVDASTTIVSSSLGATTVTAFIESTAGMREGGRTGITAVVVALYFTAALFFTPVFRSVPPWAVGPSMVVVGMMMMKMIKDIEWGDAKEGVPAFLTMILMPLTYSISNGIIAGIGVYVVLRLWDYFESLVKWMRKMKKFMEDAHNQVSAASADTVPCSSVV, encoded by the exons atgGATGGAGGTCCATGCAAGAAGCTCACAGAGATGAGCAAAAGCTCCTGGAAAAACTTCACCTCCTCCTGCCACCGGGCCGAAAACTCTCTCAACCGCGCCGTCGCCGACAGCCTCATCGGCCGTTACTTCAAGCTCGACGTCCGCAAATCCTCTTTCACTACCGAGCTCCGTGCCGGCACCGCCACCTTCCTTACCATGGCCTACATCATCTCTGTTAACTCATCCATCCTCTCTGACTCCGGCGGGCCTTGCTCCTTTTCTGATACCAACTACCAGTCCTGCCTCTCCCAAACCAGGAGCGATCTCGTTGTCGCCACCATCGTCCCCGCCATCATCGGCAGCTTACTCATGGGCACATTCGCCAACCTCCCTCTTGCTCTCGCTCCGGCCATGG GAACCAATGCTTACTTCACTTACAACATGGTCGGAGTTCATGGCTCCGGCCCGGTGCCTTACGGCACGGCGTTGGCCGTCGTCATGTGCGAAGGCTGTGTGTTTTTAGCACTCTCTGTCCTTGGCCTTCGCTCGAAACTCGCCCGTATGATTCCTCGTTCTATTCGCTTAGCCTCTGCCGCCGGCATCGGCCTTTTTCTCGCCTTCGTCGGCCTCCAACCTCACCAAGGCCTTTCCCTTATCGGACCCAGTCCATCGACTCTCGTCACCCTCACCGCCTGCTCCCACTCAGATCCCATCACTGGCGCCTGCCTCTCCGGCACCATGCAAAGTCCCACCTTTTGGCTCGGCACTGCCGGCTTCTTAATCACCACCTTCGCATTGACCAAAAACATCAAAGGCAGCATGATATACGGCATTCTTTTCGTCACCTTCATCTCTTGGTTTCGCAACACTAGTGTCACCATGTTCCCTGACACTCCCATTGGTGATTCCAACTATGACTACTTCAAGCGTGTTTTTGACTTCCATCTGATCAAGAACACCGCAGGGATGATCAGTTTCAAACACTTCAACCGGAGTGAAGTTTGGGTGGCGCTCAGCACTTTGCTGTATGTCGATGTGCTTGATGCTTCAAGCATCATGTATTCCATGGCCGAGTTTGGTGGCTTCACTGATGAGAGTGGAGGCTTTCAAGGTGAGTACAGAGCTTTCATGGTGGATGCTAGCACCACCATTGTAAGCTCATCTTTGGGAGCCACAACAGTTACTGCTTTTATAGAGTCTACTGCCGGAATGAGAGAAG GTGGGAGAACAGGGATTACAGCGGTGGTGGTAGCGTTGTACTTCACGGCGGCGTTGTTTTTCACGCCGGTTTTTAGGAGTGTGCCGCCGTGGGCGGTGGGGCCGTCTATGGTGGTGGtgggaatgatgatgatgaagatgataaagGATATTGAATGGGGGGATGCTAAAGAAGGAGTGCCAGCTTTCTTAACTATGATTTTGATGCCATTGACGTACTCTATATCTAATGGGATTATTGCTGGGATTGGAGTTTATGTTGTTCTTCGTTTGTGGGATTATTTCGAGAGTTTGGTGAagtggatgaggaagatgaagaagttTATGGAGGATGCTCATAATCAAGTTTCTGCTGCATCTGCAGATACTGTTCCTTGTTCATCTGTTGTTTGA